The sequence GGAGGATTTTTGCGCAGCTCAAACAGGGCGGTGGCGTCGCTTGGCGTTGTATTGATCTAGGCCGGGGGCACAGTCGATCAAACCGGACGAGTGCGGCGCTGACTTGCGGCTCTACCTGTCATGGATGGTCAACGATGGTCACTGTCGGCTCCCCATGGACGGCCTGGAGACGGCATGATCTTGAACCATGCGGCTAGCACCGTTGGTGGCGTCGGAGATCTAGGATCACAACTCGCGACCCTGCTTGAGAGGGGGCCTTGTGGGCTTCGCCAGCCGCCATCCTCGTCAGTTGGGCACATTGTTGTCCGGCCTGGTCACCGGCATGCTGGTCCACACAGTCGCCGGGATGGTTTTCGCGGCCATCGTCCTGTTGAACATGGAGGGATGCGACCCCCACGACGGGCGAGTCGGGACATTGACAACGGCCGTCACGGTCGATGTGCTGTTGACCGGACCGCTGCTGTGGATCGTTCTCCGAGCCAACAGACAGGGCTGGCTCGCTGTGTTGGCCGGCTGGGCAATCAGTATTGTTCCCGCGCTTGTGCTGCTCGCCGCAGCCGCCGTACACGCGAGCTCGCTTCCGACTGGATGCCCCGTGTAGGAAGCAGTCGTCGCTCCCCCTCCGCCGGACGCCGTCCGTCGCGGTCGTCACCCGGTTCGTCACCCACTCGACCCGCGCCGGCTCTCCCCCGGTACGCCTCCTAGCCATCGCGGAGTGCCCGAGGACCCCGCAGGAGGCACTGCCCTTCTCCGTCCCGATCAACACCAAGCCCGGATCTGCATCACCCTTGGCGGCCCGGGGCTTCGTCGTATGTCGCGCCGCCGGCGGGCTATCACCGACGCGCTGGCGGGCCGGAGCAACAGCCGCCTGAGGGGCAGTGCAAAGGCAGGTGCCGGACACAGGCTCCGGCGGGCACAATCACCCCGTGTTCGACTTCGGTATCTCCGGCTACCAGCCGCAGTGGGTGCAAGCCCGTAGTGCGGTCGCCGCGGCACACGGTCGCCGCTTGGCTGCCCTAGGCGGTCAGACCCTGCATCACGTCTGGCTGGTCTGGGACCTCGACGCTGACGAGTGGTTCCCCGACTGTCCAGTGGTCCTCGCGTTCGACGACGATCAGGTCGAAATCAACCACCAGAAGACCGACGATCTCTCTGTCACCTTCAGCAGCATCGACCCTGCTCAGCCGATTGTCTGGCCAACCTCCGATGGCTTCTCGCTTGCCTGGCGTGCCGATCCCCTACCAGAGCTGGCTGCGCTTCACGGGCAGCAGCTCGACCACGCCGAACTACTGGAGTGGATCGGCGGCACGATGGCAGCCGGCAGTGTCGGTGTCGCCTTCACCTTCACCGAGGGACAGCTGACGGTCTACAACGCCCTGGACGAGAACGGTCTGGAGTTCGACCCACCCAGTCAGGAGTGGCGCCAACACGCGCTCGATGGCTAAGACTACGTCGGTCGCCTGTCTCTCGCCTCGGCTTCCGCGCCGTGGGCGGCGGCAAGGTCCCGTCAGCGAAAGATTAACTAGCCGGAAGTGTCACATGTCCCGAGACTGATCTGTCACGGACATCCTGAGACCCGACACTCAGGTTGCCGACATGTCCGACCTCACGACCCGCGTGACACATCGCAGTGTGCCAGAAGCAGCTACTTGGCGTTGAAGTAGTTCGCCTCCGGGTGGTGCACCACGATCGCGTCCGTCGCCTGCTCCGGCACCAGCTGGAACTCCTCCGACAGCTGCACCCCGATCCGCTCCGCGCCCAGCAGCTCCACGATCTTCGCCCGGTCCTCCAGGTCGGGGCAGGCCGGGTAGCCGAACGCGTACCGGCAGCCCCGGTAGTCGTTGCGCAGCAGGCCGGCCAGGTCCGCCGGGTCGTCGACGGCGACGGTACGGCCACCGGGCAGGGTCAGCTCCGCGCGCACCCGCCGGTGCCAGTACTCGGCGAGCGCCTCGGTGAGGTGCACGGAGAGCCCGTGCACCTCCAGGTAGTCGCGGTACTCGTTGGCGGCGAACATCTTCGCGGTGTACTCGCTGATCGGCTGCCCCACGGTGACCAGCTGCAACGCCACCACGTCCAGCTGGTCGCCCTTGGGGCGGAAGAAGTCGGCCAGGCAGAGCCGGCGCTCCTGCCGCTGCCGGGGGAAGGAGAACCGGGCCCGCTCGACGCTGCCGTTCTCGTCGAGCACCACCAGGTCGTTGCCCTCGGCGTACGCGGGGAAGTAGCCGTACACCACGGCCGCCTCGAGGACCTTGTCGGCGATCAGCCGGTCCAGCCAGTAGCGCAGCCGGGGCCGGCCCTCGGTCTCCACCAGCTCCTCGTACGACGGGCCCTGACCGCCCCGGGCGCCGCGCAGCCCCCACTGCCCGAGGAAGGTGGCCCGCTCGTCGAGCAGCGCCGCGTAGTCGGCCAGCGGCACCCCCTTGACCACCCGGGTGCCGAAGAACGGCGGGGTGGGCACCTCCACGCCGGTGGCCACGTCGGAGCGGACCGAGGCGTCGTGCAGCTCGGGCAGCGCCTCGGTGACCATCGTGCGCTGCCGCTCCCGGCGGGCCCGCCGGGCCGCCAGGGCGGCCTCCCGCTCCGGGTCGACGACCGGCGCGCCACCGCGCTTGGCGGTCATCACCCGGTCCATCAGGGACAGCCCCTCGAAGGCGTCGCGGGCGTAGTGCACCTGGCCGGGGAACATCGACCGCAGGTCGTCCTCCACGTACGCGCGGGTGAGCGCCGCCCCGCCGAGCAGCACCGGCCAGCGTTCGGCGACCCCGCGGGAGGCCATCTCGGCCAGGTTCTCCTTCATGATGACGGTGCTCTTGACCAGCAGGCCGGACATCCCGATCGCGTCGGCGCGGTGCTGCTCGGCTGCGTCCAGGATCGCGTTGATCGGCTGCTTGATGCCGATGTTGACGACCTCGTAGCCGTTGTTGGACAGGATGATGTCGACCAGATTCTTGCCGATGTCGTGCACGTCGCCGCGGACGGTGGCGAGCACGATGCGGCCCTTGCCGCCGTCCTCGGCCGTCTCCATGTGCGGCTCCAGGTAGGCCACCGCCGTCTTCATCACCTCGGCGGACTGCAACACGAACGGCAGCTGCATCTGTCCCGAGCCGAACAGCTCGCCGACGACCTTCATGCCGTCGAGCAGCAGGTCGTTGATGATCGACAGCGGTGACCGGCCGCCGGCCATCGCCGCGTCCAGGTCGGCCTCCAGGCCGTTGCGCTCGCCGTCGACGATCCGCCGCTTGAGCCGCTCGTCCAGCGGTAGCGCGGCCAGCTCCTCGGCCCGCCCCGCCCGCGCCGACGCCGCGTCCACGCCCTCGAAGGCCTCGATGAACCGCTGCACCGGGTCGTACCCCTCGCGGCGCCGGTCGTAGATCAGGTCCAGCGCCACCTCCCGCTGCTCGTCCGGGATCCGGCTGACCGGCAGGATCTTGCTGGAGTGCACGATGGCGCTGGTCAGGCCCGCCTGCTGGCACTCGTGCAGGAACACCGAGTTGAGCACCTGCCGGGCCGCCGGGTTGAGCCCGAACGAGACGTTGGAGATGCCGAGGGTGAAGTTGACGCCGGGGTAGCGGCGGGCGATCTCCCGGATCGCCTCGATCGTCTCGATGCCGTCGCGCCGGGTCTCCTCCTGCCCGGTGGCGATCGGGAAGGTCAGCGCGTCGATGAGGATGTCGGAGCGGTCCAGCCCCCACCGTCCGGTGAGGTCCTCGATCAGGCGGGCCGCGATCCGGACCTTCCACTCGGCGGTCCGCGCCTGCCCCTCCTCGTCGATCAGCAGCGCCACCACGGCGGCGCCGTGCTCCCTGACGATCGGCATCACCCGGGCGTAGCGGGACTCCGGCCCGTCGCCGTCCTCGAAGTTCACCGAGTTGACCACGCACCGGCCGCCGAGCATCTCCAGCCCCGCCTCGATCACCGCCGGCTCGGTGGAGTCCAGCATGATCGGCAGGGTGGAGGCGGTCGCGAAGCGCCCGGCCAGCTCGCGCATGTCCTGCGTGCCGTCCCGGCCGACGTAGTCGACGCAGAGGTCGAGCAGGTGCGAGCCGTCCCGGGCCTGGCTGCGGGCGATCTCCACACACGCCTGCCAGTCGGCGGCGAGCATCGCCTCGCGGAACGCCTTCGAGCCGTTGGCGTTGGTCCGCTCCCCCACCATCAGCACCGAGGCGTCCTGGGCGAACGGCACCGGGTGGTAGATCGAGGAGACGCCGGCCTCGTGCCGCGGCTCGCGCGGCGTCGGGGTCGCGCCGTGCAGCCGCTCGGCCAACACCCGGATGTGCTCCGGCGTGGTGCCGCAGCAGCCACCGACCAGCGCCACGCCGTACTCGGCGACGAACCGCTCCAGCGCGTCGGCCAGCTCCACCGGGGTCAGCGGGAAGTACGCCCCGTCCGCCGTCAGCACCGGCAGGCCGGCGTTCGGCATCACCGACAGCGGGATCCGGGAGTGCTGGGACAGGTAGCGCAGGTGCTCGCCCATCTCGGCCGGGCCGGTCGAGCAGTTCAGCCCGATCAGGTCCACGCCCAGCGGCTCGATGGCCGCCAGCGCCGCCCCGATCTCGCTGCCCACCAGCATGGTGCCGGTGGTCTCCACCGCCACGTGACAGATGATCGGCACCTTCCGACCCAGCTCGGCCATCGCCCGGTGGCAGCCGACCACCGCGGCCTTGACCTGGAGCAGGTCCTGGCAGGTCTCCACGATCAGCGCGTCCGAGCCGCCCTCGATCAGCCCGGCGGCGTTCTCCTGGTACGCGTCGCGCAGCGTCGCGTACGCGGTGTGCCCGAGGGTGGGCAGCTTGGTGCCCGGCCCGATCGAGCCGAGCACGAACCGGGGCCGCTCCGGAGTGGCGTACGCGTCGGCGGCCTCCCGGGCGAGGCGGGCGCCGGCCGCGGAGAGCTCCCGGATCCGCTCCGGGATGTCGTACTCGCCGAGGTTGGCGAGGTTGGCGCCGAAGGTGTTGGTCTCCACGCAGTCGGCCCCGGCGGCCAGGTACGCCTCGTGCACGCCGCGCACCACGTCCGGGCGGGTGACGTTGAGGATCTCGTTGCACCCCTCCAGCCCCTCGAAGTCGTCGAGGGTCAGGTCGGCAGCCTGCAACATCGTCCCCATCGCCCCGTCGGCGACGAGGATCCGGTCGGCCAGCACATCCAGCAACGAAGTCCGCACGGGTTCAGGTTAATGCGACGATGCGCCCGTCGGTCAGCAGCCGTAGCCGGTCCCACATTCTGCCAGCGGGAACGCGCATCCCTTTCGTACCCTTTCGCCGGTCCGCCGGCGCGGCGGACCGGCGCGGCCGACGGGCCGCACCTGGCGCCGCCACGTAGGCTGGCGGACGTGAAGGACATCAGGGACGCCACCGTGCACGGCGGGCGGAGAACCGGGTCGGCGCCCGGCGCCGTCGGAGACGAGCAGGGTGGGGTGACGGCGTGACCGAGTTCGACGGGCTGCCGGTGCTGCGGTCCCCGGTGGCGATCGCCGCCTTCGAGGGCTGGAACGACGCCGCGGACGCCTCCACCGCCGCCCTGGAACACCTGGAGCAGGTCTGGCAGGCCCGCCCGGTCACCGAGCTGGACCCGGAGGACTTCTACGACTTCCAGGTCAGCCGTCCGACCATCACGATGGCCGAGGGTGAGACCCGGCGGGTCGAGTGGCCCACCACGAAGTTCATGGTGGCGAGCCCCGAGGGCACCGAACGGGACGTGGTGCTGATCCGTGGCATCGAGCCCAGCATGCGCTGGCGCACCTTCTGTGAGCAGGTGCTGGAGATCTGCCACAGCCTGGAGGTCGAGCGGGTGGTGCTGCTCGGCGCGTTGCTGGCCGACGTGCCGTACACCCGTCCCCTGCCGATCAGCGGCAGCGCCTCCGACGCCGAGGCCGCCCAGCGCTACCAGCTCACCCCCACCCGCTACGACGGGCCGACCGGCATCGTCGGGGTGTTGCAGGACGCCTGCACCCGGGCCGAGGTCGACGCGGTGTCGTTCTGGGTGCACGTGCCGCACTACGCCAACAACCCGCCCTGCCCGAAGGCCACCCTGGCGCTGCTGCACCGGGTCGAGGACGTGCTCGACCTGCCGGTGCCGATGACCGACCTGGCCGAGGAAGCCGCCGAGTGGGAGCAGCGGGTGCGCGGCGCCGCCGAGCAGGACGCCGAGCTCGGTGAGTACGTCCGCGAGCTGGAGGAGCGGGTCGGCGACGCCGGCATCACCCCGTTGACCGGGGACGAGATCGCCCAGGAATTCGAGAAGTACCTGCGCCGCCGGGGTGGTTCCGCCGGCCCCACGGCCGGTTCCTGGTAACAGCCCCATCCTCGTCGCATCGGCCCCGGACGTTCGCGTCCGGGGCCGATCTGCGTGCGTGTCGGGGGTGGCGGCGGTCACGTCCTCTAGGGCATCCTAGGAACCTAGTGGTATGAGGAGGCGGGTGTGCAGATCAACCCGGGGGCAGCCGAGTTCCCGCACCGGCAGATCGCCGCGCAGCTCAAGACCCAGGTGCGCCGCGGCGACTGGGCGCCGGGCGAGCGGCTGCCGTCGATCCCGGCCATCGCCGAGATGTTCGGCGTGGCGAAGCAGACCGTGCAGCGCGCCGTCGACCAGCTGCGGGTCGAGGGCATCCTGATCACCAGGCCCGGCTCGGGTACGTACGTGCGGGGCACCCGGCGCCGGCTCAACCGGCTCTCCCGAGGCCGCTACGGCGGCTTCCGCGGCTACCACACCGACCTGGCCGCGCGGTACCGGCAGCAGTTGGTCTCCGTGGGCCGCTCCCCCGCCCCGCCGGAGGTCGCCGACGCGTTCGGGGTGCCCGACGGCACCGAGCTGCTCTGCCGCCGGCACCTGGTACGCGCCGAGGACTCGCCGGTGGAGGTGGGCGCCTCCTGGTTCCTCCCGGCCGACACCGCGGGCACCTCGCTGGAGCGGGCCGAGGCGTTCGGCCGCCCGCTCTACCAGGAGGCCGAGGAGGCCACCGGCCGCCGGTACGTCTCGGCCACCGACACGATCAGCGCCCGCCAGCCCAGCCGGGAAGAGGCCGAGACCCTGCAGATCCGGCCGGACACCCCGGTGCTGCACCTGCTGCACGTCGCCTACGACGAGAAGCGCAAGCCGATCGAGGTCGCCCAGGCCACCTGGCCCGGCCCGATGACCACCCTCACCGAGGAGTACAAGATCCCCGCCCCCGCCCCGGACCAGGACCCGGACCCCGGCCTGGTACTCGGCTGACGGTGAGCATGGCGGGGCCGGTTCAGCAGTGGT comes from Micromonospora purpureochromogenes and encodes:
- a CDS encoding PAC2 family protein — protein: MTEFDGLPVLRSPVAIAAFEGWNDAADASTAALEHLEQVWQARPVTELDPEDFYDFQVSRPTITMAEGETRRVEWPTTKFMVASPEGTERDVVLIRGIEPSMRWRTFCEQVLEICHSLEVERVVLLGALLADVPYTRPLPISGSASDAEAAQRYQLTPTRYDGPTGIVGVLQDACTRAEVDAVSFWVHVPHYANNPPCPKATLALLHRVEDVLDLPVPMTDLAEEAAEWEQRVRGAAEQDAELGEYVRELEERVGDAGITPLTGDEIAQEFEKYLRRRGGSAGPTAGSW
- the metH gene encoding methionine synthase, whose translation is MRTSLLDVLADRILVADGAMGTMLQAADLTLDDFEGLEGCNEILNVTRPDVVRGVHEAYLAAGADCVETNTFGANLANLGEYDIPERIRELSAAGARLAREAADAYATPERPRFVLGSIGPGTKLPTLGHTAYATLRDAYQENAAGLIEGGSDALIVETCQDLLQVKAAVVGCHRAMAELGRKVPIICHVAVETTGTMLVGSEIGAALAAIEPLGVDLIGLNCSTGPAEMGEHLRYLSQHSRIPLSVMPNAGLPVLTADGAYFPLTPVELADALERFVAEYGVALVGGCCGTTPEHIRVLAERLHGATPTPREPRHEAGVSSIYHPVPFAQDASVLMVGERTNANGSKAFREAMLAADWQACVEIARSQARDGSHLLDLCVDYVGRDGTQDMRELAGRFATASTLPIMLDSTEPAVIEAGLEMLGGRCVVNSVNFEDGDGPESRYARVMPIVREHGAAVVALLIDEEGQARTAEWKVRIAARLIEDLTGRWGLDRSDILIDALTFPIATGQEETRRDGIETIEAIREIARRYPGVNFTLGISNVSFGLNPAARQVLNSVFLHECQQAGLTSAIVHSSKILPVSRIPDEQREVALDLIYDRRREGYDPVQRFIEAFEGVDAASARAGRAEELAALPLDERLKRRIVDGERNGLEADLDAAMAGGRSPLSIINDLLLDGMKVVGELFGSGQMQLPFVLQSAEVMKTAVAYLEPHMETAEDGGKGRIVLATVRGDVHDIGKNLVDIILSNNGYEVVNIGIKQPINAILDAAEQHRADAIGMSGLLVKSTVIMKENLAEMASRGVAERWPVLLGGAALTRAYVEDDLRSMFPGQVHYARDAFEGLSLMDRVMTAKRGGAPVVDPEREAALAARRARRERQRTMVTEALPELHDASVRSDVATGVEVPTPPFFGTRVVKGVPLADYAALLDERATFLGQWGLRGARGGQGPSYEELVETEGRPRLRYWLDRLIADKVLEAAVVYGYFPAYAEGNDLVVLDENGSVERARFSFPRQRQERRLCLADFFRPKGDQLDVVALQLVTVGQPISEYTAKMFAANEYRDYLEVHGLSVHLTEALAEYWHRRVRAELTLPGGRTVAVDDPADLAGLLRNDYRGCRYAFGYPACPDLEDRAKIVELLGAERIGVQLSEEFQLVPEQATDAIVVHHPEANYFNAK
- a CDS encoding GntR family transcriptional regulator; this encodes MQINPGAAEFPHRQIAAQLKTQVRRGDWAPGERLPSIPAIAEMFGVAKQTVQRAVDQLRVEGILITRPGSGTYVRGTRRRLNRLSRGRYGGFRGYHTDLAARYRQQLVSVGRSPAPPEVADAFGVPDGTELLCRRHLVRAEDSPVEVGASWFLPADTAGTSLERAEAFGRPLYQEAEEATGRRYVSATDTISARQPSREEAETLQIRPDTPVLHLLHVAYDEKRKPIEVAQATWPGPMTTLTEEYKIPAPAPDQDPDPGLVLG